From a region of the Streptacidiphilus albus JL83 genome:
- a CDS encoding GNAT family N-acetyltransferase — translation MMLADTVRTWAAGWAVSRRTPPPVEQPWGLYIEVADNPAEVGRHVLPVTDESLVRSAAASVTAPRTWMKMPAEPEDVEHWLSPGWVVAWEETGHLMAVDLTATHLVTPEGYTTTVETVGAVVHVRVLDAAGAPAAQGQLAVLGGTAVVDRVATAGSHRRKGLGGFVMRSLSNRALEHGATVGTLGATEAGRALYETLGWKKHSTIAECIYRP, via the coding sequence ATGATGCTTGCGGACACGGTCAGGACATGGGCGGCGGGCTGGGCAGTGTCCCGGCGCACGCCCCCACCGGTCGAGCAACCCTGGGGGCTCTACATCGAGGTGGCCGACAACCCCGCCGAAGTGGGGCGCCATGTCCTGCCCGTCACCGATGAGTCGTTGGTCCGCAGCGCGGCCGCCTCGGTGACGGCGCCACGAACCTGGATGAAGATGCCTGCGGAGCCCGAGGACGTCGAGCACTGGCTCTCGCCGGGATGGGTGGTGGCCTGGGAGGAGACCGGCCACCTGATGGCCGTCGACCTGACAGCCACCCACCTGGTCACACCCGAGGGATACACCACCACTGTTGAGACCGTCGGCGCGGTCGTGCACGTCCGCGTGCTGGATGCGGCGGGCGCTCCTGCGGCCCAGGGGCAGCTGGCGGTACTCGGCGGGACCGCGGTGGTGGACCGGGTGGCTACCGCAGGGAGTCACCGACGCAAGGGGCTGGGCGGCTTCGTGATGCGCTCCCTCTCCAACCGGGCCCTGGAACACGGCGCGACCGTGGGCACTCTGGGCGCGACGGAGGCCGGCCGCGCGCTGTACGAGACCCTGGGTTGGAAGAAGCACTCGACCATCGCGGAGTGCATCTACCGGCCCTGA
- a CDS encoding EamA family transporter → MLGRMTTQVQEPRIGDAVPGDASASSGRLVGMAMMFGSGLSNQVGAAVAAQAFPMIGPAGVVAVRQWVAAAVLAAAGRPRLRSFTWAQWRPVLALAAVFATMNLSLYTAIDRIGLGLAVTLEFLGPLSVALAASRRRVDLVCALAAGAAAVVLARPQPSTDYVGIGSGLLAAVCWALYILLNGTVGTRVPGAQGPAAAAVVSGLLYLPVGLVLFVHRAPSPDALAHAATAGVLSSALPFLADLLALRRVPARFFGLFMSVNPVLAALTGLVVLGQALGRVEWAAITAIVAANTVSVLAAAPPHAVAPGQGP, encoded by the coding sequence ATGCTCGGTCGCATGACGACGCAGGTTCAGGAACCGCGGATCGGTGACGCCGTCCCGGGGGACGCGAGCGCTTCCTCCGGCCGGCTGGTGGGGATGGCGATGATGTTCGGCAGCGGGCTGTCGAACCAGGTCGGTGCGGCCGTCGCGGCCCAGGCGTTTCCGATGATCGGGCCGGCGGGTGTGGTGGCGGTCCGGCAGTGGGTGGCCGCCGCGGTACTGGCGGCGGCGGGACGGCCGAGGCTGCGGTCCTTCACCTGGGCGCAGTGGCGCCCGGTGCTGGCACTCGCCGCGGTGTTCGCCACGATGAACCTGTCGCTCTACACCGCGATCGACCGGATCGGGCTGGGCCTGGCCGTCACACTGGAGTTCCTGGGCCCGCTGTCCGTGGCTCTGGCGGCGTCCCGGCGCAGGGTGGACCTGGTCTGCGCGCTGGCCGCCGGGGCGGCCGCGGTGGTGCTGGCACGCCCGCAGCCCTCCACGGACTACGTCGGGATCGGGTCGGGCCTGCTGGCCGCGGTGTGCTGGGCGCTGTACATCCTGCTCAACGGCACGGTCGGCACCCGAGTACCGGGCGCCCAGGGGCCGGCCGCAGCCGCGGTCGTCTCCGGCCTGCTGTACCTACCCGTCGGGCTCGTCCTGTTCGTCCACCGCGCGCCGTCCCCCGACGCCCTGGCGCACGCGGCCACGGCGGGCGTCCTGTCCTCGGCGCTTCCGTTCCTCGCGGACCTGTTGGCGCTGCGCCGCGTCCCGGCCAGGTTCTTCGGCCTGTTCATGAGCGTCAACCCGGTGCTGGCCGCGCTGACCGGCCTGGTCGTCCTCGGCCAGGCGCTGGGAAGGGTCGAGTGGGCCGCCATCACCGCCATCGTGGCGGCCAACACCGTGTCCGTGCTGGCCGCCGCACCACCGCACGCAGTCGCTCCCGGACAAGGGCCGTGA